One genomic window of Paenibacillus xylanilyticus includes the following:
- a CDS encoding PTS fructose transporter subunit IIABC → MRITDLMIQETMIMDLQATTKDEAIDELIASLNKSGRINDPVLFKEMIYKREAESSTGIGGGIAMPHAKTSAVNEPTVVFAKSKNGLDFAALDDEPAHIFFMIAAPEGAGNTHLRTLAALSRLLIDSDFIAQLMSADTPAEVSALFDAKQEEAAEKEAAKEKAKAEKAAKAASEAGAAPQQTPGTIVGNENSEDFVVAVTACPTGIAHTFMAEDALKKKAQEMGINIRVETNGSEGAQNVLTADEIARAKGVIIAADKNVEMARFNGKPVLQRPVSDGIRKSEELIRKAVNGDAPIYRSEGGGNVKEDGASANKMSVGSKIYKDLMNGISHMLPFVVGGGILLAISFLIEQLAGEDNPLFQLLQTIGGGTGAFHFLIPVLAGFIAMSIGDRPALMPGMVGGLMAVNSNAGFLGGLAAGFLAGYVVIGLRKLLRGLPKAIDGLKPILLYPVLGLLIVGAISYYVFDPIFGSLNTWLVDALGNLGTGNAVLLGLLLGGMMSIDMGGPFNKAAYTFAIGVFTSSGNTDGAWMAAVMAGGMVPPLAIALASTFFKSKFTEQERKSGLTNYVLGLSFITEGAIPFAAADPLRVLTSCIIGSAVAGGLTQLWSINVPAPHGGIFVAALANHALLFLLAVAIGAVISGLILGLWKKSPTVVK, encoded by the coding sequence ATGAGAATAACAGACCTGATGATCCAGGAAACGATGATCATGGACCTGCAAGCCACAACCAAAGATGAAGCAATTGATGAACTCATTGCAAGTCTGAACAAAAGTGGACGCATTAATGATCCAGTTCTGTTTAAGGAAATGATCTATAAAAGGGAAGCGGAGTCCAGCACAGGAATTGGCGGCGGTATTGCCATGCCCCATGCGAAGACATCTGCAGTGAACGAACCAACCGTAGTATTTGCAAAAAGCAAAAATGGATTGGATTTTGCAGCGCTTGATGATGAGCCGGCTCATATCTTTTTCATGATTGCTGCTCCTGAAGGTGCAGGTAATACTCATCTTCGCACACTCGCTGCTCTTTCCAGGCTGCTGATTGATAGCGATTTCATTGCTCAGCTGATGAGTGCGGATACGCCTGCAGAAGTAAGTGCATTATTTGATGCGAAGCAGGAGGAAGCAGCGGAGAAAGAAGCTGCCAAGGAGAAAGCGAAAGCCGAAAAGGCTGCAAAAGCCGCAAGCGAAGCAGGTGCTGCACCGCAGCAAACTCCTGGCACCATTGTAGGTAATGAGAATTCCGAAGATTTCGTCGTAGCTGTTACAGCATGTCCAACGGGAATTGCACATACCTTCATGGCTGAGGATGCACTCAAGAAAAAAGCTCAGGAAATGGGCATTAATATCCGCGTAGAAACTAATGGCTCCGAGGGAGCGCAGAACGTTTTGACCGCAGATGAGATTGCTCGTGCCAAAGGGGTTATCATCGCGGCAGATAAAAATGTGGAGATGGCCCGGTTTAACGGCAAGCCGGTACTGCAAAGACCGGTAAGCGACGGAATTCGTAAGTCTGAAGAGCTCATTCGCAAAGCGGTGAATGGAGATGCTCCGATCTATCGCAGCGAAGGCGGCGGCAATGTGAAGGAAGACGGAGCGAGTGCGAACAAAATGAGCGTAGGCAGCAAGATCTACAAGGATCTGATGAACGGGATTTCACACATGCTTCCGTTTGTCGTGGGTGGAGGAATCCTCCTTGCGATTTCGTTCCTGATCGAACAGCTTGCGGGCGAGGATAATCCTCTCTTCCAGCTGCTGCAGACGATTGGCGGCGGAACGGGTGCATTCCACTTCCTCATCCCGGTACTGGCCGGATTTATCGCAATGAGTATTGGTGACCGTCCAGCCCTGATGCCTGGTATGGTTGGTGGATTGATGGCCGTGAACTCCAATGCCGGTTTCCTTGGCGGACTTGCAGCCGGTTTCCTTGCTGGTTATGTTGTTATCGGTTTGCGTAAGCTGCTCAGAGGCTTGCCAAAAGCCATTGATGGTCTGAAACCCATTTTGCTGTATCCTGTACTCGGACTGCTCATTGTTGGTGCAATCAGTTATTATGTCTTCGATCCGATCTTTGGCTCGCTTAACACGTGGCTTGTAGATGCACTTGGAAATCTCGGAACAGGAAATGCGGTATTGCTTGGATTGCTGCTTGGCGGCATGATGTCCATTGATATGGGTGGACCGTTCAACAAAGCAGCTTATACATTTGCCATTGGTGTATTCACATCAAGCGGCAACACGGATGGAGCCTGGATGGCTGCCGTAATGGCAGGCGGGATGGTGCCACCTCTGGCCATCGCTCTGGCTTCCACGTTCTTTAAGTCCAAATTCACGGAACAAGAACGCAAATCCGGCTTAACGAACTATGTACTCGGATTGTCCTTCATTACTGAAGGTGCCATTCCATTCGCTGCGGCAGACCCGCTGCGTGTACTGACATCCTGTATCATTGGTTCGGCCGTTGCAGGCGGACTGACACAACTCTGGAGCATTAACGTACCGGCTCCGCACGGAGGAATTTTCGTAGCAGCACTGGCTAACCATGCTCTGTTGTTCCTGCTCGCCGTTGCGATTGGTGCAGTAATCTCGGGTCTGATATTGGGATTGTGGAAAAAGTCACCCACGGTTGTAAAATAA
- a CDS encoding class I SAM-dependent methyltransferase, which translates to MTHDGMKGKVQQQFGKNAEKYVTSPLHAKGKDLDVLVASSGASPDMHVLDIATGGGHVACALAPLVKQVTALDLTEEMLQVAERFIRESGHQNVNLVPGDAEHLPFEDDVFDIVTCRIAAHHFPDVFSFLTEAFRVTKPGGRLLLIDNVAPERDEYDQFYNEVEKRRDPSHVRAWRKSEWIRMMEVAEYRVEAMVSFEKTFLFEDWCKRAGLPEADGRELEASMLCAPSVIKKFFRFEEAVPNKLLSFGGESVLIQASKAR; encoded by the coding sequence ATGACTCATGACGGAATGAAAGGAAAAGTGCAGCAGCAATTCGGCAAAAATGCCGAGAAGTATGTGACCAGTCCCCTGCATGCCAAAGGCAAGGATTTGGATGTGCTCGTGGCTTCATCTGGGGCAAGTCCTGATATGCATGTACTTGATATAGCAACGGGAGGAGGGCACGTTGCGTGTGCACTGGCCCCTCTTGTTAAGCAGGTAACGGCTTTGGATTTGACAGAGGAGATGCTCCAGGTAGCTGAACGCTTTATTAGGGAGAGCGGTCATCAGAACGTGAATTTGGTACCGGGAGATGCGGAGCATTTACCCTTCGAAGATGATGTCTTCGATATCGTCACCTGCCGGATCGCTGCGCACCATTTTCCCGATGTTTTTTCTTTTCTAACGGAGGCGTTCCGGGTAACGAAACCAGGCGGAAGACTGCTGCTGATAGATAACGTGGCACCAGAGCGTGATGAATATGATCAATTCTACAATGAAGTTGAGAAGCGCCGCGATCCCAGTCATGTTCGTGCGTGGCGCAAGTCGGAGTGGATTCGAATGATGGAAGTGGCGGAATATCGCGTGGAAGCGATGGTTTCCTTTGAGAAAACCTTCCTCTTTGAAGATTGGTGCAAGCGTGCCGGACTGCCGGAAGCAGATGGACGGGAACTTGAAGCAAGCATGCTCTGTGCACCTTCGGTCATTAAAAAGTTCTTCCGGTTTGAAGAGGCAGTACCGAATAAGCTGTTAAGCTTCGGGGGAGAGAGTGTACTCATTCAGGCCTCAAAAGCGAGATAG
- a CDS encoding zinc-dependent alcohol dehydrogenase encodes MRAVTFQGTKDIQVKQVEDPRLQQKDDIIVRITSTAICGSDLHIYQGALPAEKDYVIGHEPMGIVEEVGPEVTRVKKGDRVVLPFNISCGECFYCSHDMESQCDNSNGNPDIHTGGYFGFTERYGNHPGGQAEFLRVPYGNFMPFVIPESCELEDEALLFLSDVLPTAYWSVENAGVKPGDTVTVLGSGPIGLMTQKFAWMKGAKRVIAVDRLPYRLDKAKRMNDVETFNFENYDDMGAHIREITGGGTDVVIDCVGMDGKKSTLEEIGQKLKLHGGALSAIEIGMKAVRKFGTFQLTGVYGSSYNMFPLGSMFERNINLKMGQAPVIHYMPELFRKITAGEFDPTEIVSHRIALENASEAYRIFNDHEDECTKVVLKP; translated from the coding sequence ATGAGAGCCGTTACTTTTCAAGGGACCAAGGATATTCAGGTAAAGCAGGTTGAAGATCCAAGACTGCAACAAAAGGATGACATTATCGTTCGTATTACTTCTACAGCCATATGTGGATCAGATCTTCATATTTATCAGGGAGCATTACCCGCTGAAAAGGATTATGTCATCGGTCATGAACCGATGGGGATCGTGGAGGAAGTCGGTCCTGAAGTGACACGCGTAAAAAAGGGGGACCGTGTGGTCCTGCCTTTTAACATTTCTTGTGGCGAATGCTTCTATTGCAGCCACGACATGGAAAGCCAATGTGACAATTCCAACGGCAACCCGGATATTCATACCGGTGGTTATTTCGGATTTACGGAACGGTATGGCAATCACCCTGGTGGTCAGGCGGAATTCCTGCGTGTGCCTTACGGTAATTTCATGCCGTTTGTGATTCCGGAATCCTGTGAATTGGAAGACGAAGCCTTGCTGTTTCTATCCGATGTTCTTCCTACCGCGTACTGGAGTGTCGAAAATGCCGGCGTTAAACCTGGAGATACGGTAACCGTACTCGGCAGTGGGCCCATTGGCTTGATGACCCAGAAGTTTGCCTGGATGAAAGGCGCGAAGCGGGTTATCGCTGTTGACCGCCTTCCATATCGCCTCGACAAAGCCAAGCGCATGAATGACGTGGAAACCTTCAATTTCGAGAATTATGATGATATGGGCGCACATATCCGCGAGATTACAGGTGGCGGTACCGACGTGGTCATCGACTGTGTCGGCATGGACGGTAAAAAATCCACTTTGGAGGAAATCGGACAGAAGCTGAAGCTTCACGGCGGTGCCCTGAGTGCCATTGAAATTGGCATGAAAGCCGTACGCAAATTCGGTACATTCCAGCTTACAGGTGTGTACGGTTCGTCCTACAACATGTTCCCACTGGGCAGTATGTTTGAACGCAACATCAATCTTAAAATGGGACAGGCTCCTGTCATCCACTATATGCCGGAATTGTTCCGCAAGATTACAGCAGGTGAATTCGATCCGACCGAGATTGTTTCCCATCGCATTGCGCTGGAAAATGCCAGTGAGGCGTATCGAATCTTCAACGATCATGAAGACGAATGTACCAAAGTTGTGCTGAAACCTTAA
- a CDS encoding oxalate decarboxylase family bicupin, whose amino-acid sequence MTKGSQPNGKPTFVPQPIRRDGAGGPDLGPRDVMRDLENPDMLVPPATDAGLLPNLKMSFSDTHMQLNHGGWSREITVRDLPIATTLAGVNMSLTPGGVRELHWHQQSEWAYMIWGTARITSVDQEGRNFIADVGPGDLWFFPKGLPHSIQGLEEGCEFLLVFDDGSFSDLNTLSISDWFAHTPAEVLSVNFGVPESAFQSRPTDQVYIFQDQVPGSLASQEIPSPYGTVPFSFKHRLLAQEPLITPGGSVRIVDSTNFPISTTVAAALVEIKPGGMRELHWHPNADEWQYYLTGQGRMTVFGGNGTARTFNYRAGDVGYVPVAMGHYVQNTGSDTLWFLEIFRSDRFEDISLNQWMALTPRELVRDNLNAPTELLDALRKVKWPVV is encoded by the coding sequence ATGACAAAAGGATCACAACCTAACGGTAAACCAACCTTTGTTCCACAACCAATCCGAAGAGACGGGGCAGGCGGGCCTGATTTGGGTCCACGCGATGTCATGAGAGACCTTGAAAATCCGGATATGCTGGTTCCACCTGCAACGGATGCAGGGCTGCTCCCCAATCTGAAAATGTCCTTTTCCGATACACATATGCAGTTAAACCATGGCGGATGGTCACGCGAGATTACCGTACGCGATCTGCCCATAGCCACGACTCTGGCTGGGGTCAACATGAGTTTAACTCCAGGCGGCGTACGGGAACTCCACTGGCACCAGCAATCCGAGTGGGCTTATATGATCTGGGGAACGGCAAGAATCACATCTGTGGATCAGGAGGGCCGAAATTTTATCGCTGATGTCGGACCAGGAGATCTATGGTTCTTTCCCAAAGGTCTGCCCCATTCCATTCAAGGACTGGAAGAGGGCTGTGAGTTTTTGCTTGTTTTTGATGACGGCTCCTTCTCCGATCTCAACACGTTATCCATTTCAGACTGGTTCGCGCACACCCCTGCAGAGGTATTGTCTGTCAATTTCGGAGTACCCGAATCTGCATTTCAGTCCAGGCCGACAGATCAGGTTTATATTTTTCAGGATCAGGTTCCAGGTTCACTCGCGAGTCAGGAGATTCCTTCACCTTATGGTACAGTCCCCTTTTCATTCAAACATCGCCTGCTCGCTCAGGAGCCCCTTATAACGCCTGGAGGAAGTGTACGCATCGTGGATTCCACCAACTTCCCTATCTCCACAACCGTCGCTGCTGCACTGGTCGAGATTAAGCCTGGTGGCATGCGTGAATTACACTGGCATCCGAATGCGGATGAATGGCAGTATTACCTTACGGGACAAGGAAGAATGACGGTGTTCGGCGGCAATGGTACAGCACGCACATTCAACTACAGAGCCGGAGATGTAGGGTATGTTCCTGTGGCCATGGGACACTATGTTCAAAACACGGGCAGCGATACCTTATGGTTTTTGGAAATCTTCCGAAGTGACCGTTTTGAAGATATCTCATTAAACCAATGGATGGCACTTACACCTCGTGAACTTGTCCGCGACAATCTGAACGCGCCAACGGAGCTGCTTGATGCCCTGCGCAAAGTGAAATGGCCTGTCGTTTAA
- a CDS encoding nitroreductase: MTIADTIRSRRSIRSFNAQPVPTDLIVELLNDAVWAPNHGMREPWRFILAERAEAKEQVASLMLESVQNMKLMKLMPGKLQQALKNKFSRMPAHLIVVMKNEKDHHKQEEDYAAVSCVIQNFQLLAWEQGLGMIWSTMEYIHSPIFCEGLSVKSDERIVGVLHMGYFDKTPKPKSRTSAEQKLTLL, from the coding sequence ATGACTATAGCCGATACGATTCGCTCTCGACGAAGTATCCGCAGCTTTAATGCTCAACCGGTGCCCACGGACTTAATTGTTGAACTGCTTAATGATGCGGTCTGGGCACCGAATCATGGCATGCGAGAACCATGGCGTTTTATTCTCGCTGAGCGTGCAGAAGCAAAAGAACAAGTGGCCAGTCTGATGCTGGAATCGGTGCAAAACATGAAATTGATGAAGTTGATGCCCGGCAAACTGCAGCAGGCGCTGAAAAATAAGTTCAGCCGCATGCCTGCGCACCTTATTGTGGTAATGAAGAATGAAAAGGATCACCATAAGCAGGAAGAAGATTATGCGGCTGTAAGCTGCGTTATTCAGAATTTTCAACTGCTTGCCTGGGAACAGGGCCTAGGTATGATTTGGTCCACAATGGAATACATTCATTCTCCCATTTTTTGCGAGGGTTTGAGCGTGAAGTCTGATGAGCGAATAGTCGGTGTGCTGCATATGGGGTACTTCGACAAAACACCGAAACCCAAGTCGCGCACTTCTGCTGAGCAAAAGCTAACCCTGCTGTAG
- a CDS encoding MarR family transcriptional regulator: protein MDQEQTDLRYIYGLFIKLLHQKEQKDDQENLFFMNIIRKTLSADAAMNMTDVHVIACIGEHEPINLTSIAERMELSKGNTSKVAHKLLKQGWLRKTQLNDNKKEIYFRLTSPGKKLFHVHADLHEKVENQFLRFLGEYNKIELEFLKRFVLDLTRFYEQLDTLSLMDGLEEE from the coding sequence ATGGATCAGGAACAGACGGATCTGCGTTACATCTATGGATTGTTTATTAAACTTTTGCATCAAAAAGAACAAAAGGATGATCAGGAAAATCTATTTTTCATGAATATTATTCGCAAGACTCTGTCAGCAGACGCAGCTATGAACATGACAGATGTGCATGTGATTGCGTGTATTGGGGAACACGAACCCATTAATCTGACTTCCATAGCTGAACGAATGGAGCTCAGCAAGGGGAACACCTCCAAAGTAGCCCATAAACTGCTGAAGCAAGGATGGCTTCGAAAAACACAGTTAAATGACAACAAAAAGGAAATTTATTTCCGGTTAACCTCACCAGGCAAAAAGCTGTTTCACGTTCATGCCGATCTGCACGAAAAGGTTGAAAATCAATTCCTTCGTTTTCTGGGCGAATATAACAAAATAGAGCTTGAATTTTTAAAGAGATTTGTGCTGGATTTGACTCGTTTCTATGAGCAGTTGGATACTCTAAGTTTAATGGATGGCCTGGAGGAAGAGTGA
- a CDS encoding SDR family NAD(P)-dependent oxidoreductase — MNKPNKLHTALITGSSSGIGLELTRSLLAEGWQVIGLNRSPFPAEQDDIQRALRSGQLHWVQANLTNYESLKIALDQIKLQFDTIDVLFNNAGGSAAELRFSDQGHEMHFELQTIVPYIIYMELYDLIRRSTFKTVVNTSTSAFSMVRQFNLDILERPTEFKKLFGPYATSKLGLSLWTRESAEAAKSDGIRLLSVDPGGNNTLRGSKKSGLPFYIKPVMKLFFPPPSHGASLLYKAAFSQTNHESGTFLIKNKPTELRFKEQGPFILKRVHEIYEQEFLCSIPAGSGNQKSE; from the coding sequence ATGAATAAACCAAATAAACTACACACCGCGCTGATTACGGGATCAAGCTCAGGAATTGGCCTCGAGCTGACCCGTTCGTTATTGGCTGAAGGATGGCAGGTCATCGGCCTCAACCGTTCACCTTTTCCGGCAGAGCAAGACGATATTCAACGTGCATTACGTTCAGGGCAGCTTCATTGGGTTCAGGCTAACCTGACCAACTACGAAAGTCTGAAAATTGCGCTCGATCAGATTAAACTCCAATTCGATACGATTGATGTCCTGTTTAATAACGCAGGGGGCAGTGCGGCAGAGCTTCGTTTTTCTGACCAAGGGCATGAAATGCACTTTGAACTTCAAACCATCGTTCCTTATATCATTTATATGGAGTTATATGACCTTATACGCAGGAGCACCTTCAAGACCGTTGTTAATACTTCAACAAGTGCATTCAGTATGGTCCGACAGTTCAACCTGGACATTTTGGAACGCCCAACTGAATTCAAGAAGCTGTTTGGTCCATATGCCACCTCGAAGCTTGGCCTCTCCTTATGGACACGCGAGTCGGCTGAGGCGGCGAAGTCCGATGGCATTCGTCTTCTGAGCGTAGATCCTGGAGGTAACAATACTTTACGCGGCAGCAAAAAATCCGGTTTGCCCTTTTACATCAAGCCTGTCATGAAACTGTTCTTCCCTCCTCCAAGTCACGGTGCTTCGTTACTGTATAAAGCTGCATTCTCACAGACCAATCACGAATCTGGTACGTTCCTGATTAAAAACAAACCGACTGAACTTCGTTTTAAAGAGCAAGGTCCCTTCATTTTGAAGCGGGTACATGAAATTTATGAGCAAGAGTTTCTATGTTCCATCCCTGCAGGAAGTGGAAATCAAAAAAGCGAGTAA
- a CDS encoding MerR family transcriptional regulator, translating into MSNEARYSIKETAEKAGLSEDTIRYYEKIQLLPRADRKANRHRVYRQEDIQTMKLISCLKKTGMSLEDMKPYLHMSMDSNLDEFPEEREMLVSHRTKIEAQIASLQQVVDFIDEKLNKRSLFPDECPITGENQMSAFEKRNMFS; encoded by the coding sequence ATGAGTAATGAGGCACGATATTCCATTAAGGAAACAGCGGAGAAGGCAGGGTTATCGGAAGATACCATTCGATATTACGAGAAGATTCAGCTTCTGCCGCGGGCAGATCGGAAGGCGAACAGGCACCGTGTATACCGTCAAGAGGATATTCAAACCATGAAACTCATTTCTTGTCTGAAAAAGACAGGTATGTCTCTGGAGGATATGAAGCCTTACCTGCACATGTCGATGGATTCGAATCTGGATGAATTCCCGGAAGAACGTGAGATGCTGGTGAGCCATCGAACGAAAATAGAAGCGCAGATTGCCTCGCTGCAGCAGGTCGTTGATTTTATCGATGAGAAGCTGAATAAGCGGAGCTTGTTTCCTGACGAGTGTCCTATAACCGGAGAGAATCAGATGTCGGCTTTTGAAAAAAGGAACATGTTTTCCTGA
- a CDS encoding AraC family transcriptional regulator, with protein MVSSLHMDNDVTRQMQEMAQLIGRFTPNDGIHATAIPSLSLIRASEISQPIYSVHQPALCIVAQGSKLVVLGRESYTYDRTQYLVASVNLPISGQVVQATAEEPYLCVRLDFDSNQIFDLIQSPAAMQSKPDNSTQRGLFVSSTKVPLLEAIIRLVRLLDTPEDIPILAPLFIREILYRIIQDEHGHSIKQFAVQNSHAQHIAKVIEVIQSEYDKPLRVDQLAAMVNMSSSSLHYHFKAITAMSPIQFQKQIRLQEARNMLIAGSTDAADAAFQVGYESPSQFSREYARMYGLPPKSDIQRLRHTLQMEY; from the coding sequence ATGGTTTCATCACTACATATGGATAACGATGTCACTCGTCAGATGCAGGAAATGGCTCAACTTATCGGGCGTTTTACCCCAAATGACGGAATTCATGCTACGGCTATCCCTTCGCTTTCTTTGATTCGTGCTTCGGAAATATCGCAGCCCATCTATTCTGTTCATCAACCTGCTCTCTGCATTGTCGCTCAAGGATCCAAGTTAGTCGTACTCGGACGAGAGAGTTACACCTACGACCGGACACAATATCTAGTCGCATCAGTAAACTTGCCTATTTCAGGACAGGTGGTTCAAGCTACTGCAGAGGAGCCCTATCTATGTGTGCGACTTGATTTTGACTCTAACCAGATTTTTGACCTGATACAGAGTCCAGCTGCGATGCAATCCAAACCGGACAACTCAACCCAGCGTGGGTTATTTGTCAGTTCTACCAAGGTCCCGCTGCTTGAAGCCATCATCCGACTGGTTCGATTGCTCGACACACCTGAAGATATTCCTATACTCGCTCCCTTGTTTATTCGTGAAATCTTATATCGAATTATTCAGGATGAACATGGACACTCGATCAAACAATTTGCTGTTCAAAACAGCCACGCCCAGCACATCGCCAAGGTGATCGAAGTCATCCAATCCGAATATGACAAACCGCTGCGCGTGGATCAGCTTGCCGCCATGGTTAATATGAGTTCCTCCTCACTTCACTACCATTTCAAAGCCATCACTGCCATGAGCCCCATACAATTTCAAAAACAAATCCGGCTGCAGGAAGCCAGAAATATGCTCATTGCCGGTTCAACGGATGCTGCCGATGCCGCATTTCAGGTTGGATACGAGAGCCCTTCCCAATTCAGCAGGGAATATGCGCGAATGTATGGCCTGCCACCAAAAAGCGATATCCAACGTCTTCGTCATACACTTCAAATGGAGTATTAA
- a CDS encoding Atu4866 domain-containing protein, with protein sequence MEYNPSRNREEHAHPYVGMWVTKDGYIRHELLSNGRYDEARGQRESAYQGRYVVEGNHIEYVDDTGFTADGDFVEGILYHAGMVLYRETNINNQ encoded by the coding sequence ATGGAATACAATCCATCACGTAACAGAGAGGAGCATGCACACCCTTATGTTGGTATGTGGGTGACAAAGGATGGTTATATCCGGCATGAACTGCTCTCGAATGGTCGATATGATGAAGCCAGAGGTCAAAGGGAAAGTGCGTATCAAGGACGTTATGTCGTGGAAGGAAATCATATTGAATATGTGGATGATACGGGTTTTACAGCGGATGGAGACTTTGTAGAAGGTATCTTATATCACGCAGGCATGGTTTTGTACAGAGAAACAAACATCAATAACCAATAA
- a CDS encoding SDR family oxidoreductase, whose product MFDVKGKVVVVTGASSGIGEATARLLAQQGAHVVIGARRVERLQALASSIRSEGGSVEVQALDVTQLEEMQSIVDLALTRYGRLDVVVNNAGLMPLSPLEALKVDEWNRMIDVNIRGVLHGIAAGLPVMRKQGAGQFINIASIGAYAVTPTASVYCATKYAVRAITEGLRLEVGGDIRVTLVSPGVTESELADTITDVGAREFMKDYRRVSIPASAIAQSILYAISQPAEVDVNEIVVRPTATLV is encoded by the coding sequence ATGTTTGATGTAAAAGGAAAAGTCGTTGTCGTTACAGGGGCTAGCAGCGGAATTGGAGAAGCAACGGCTCGATTGCTGGCACAGCAAGGGGCTCACGTGGTTATTGGGGCTAGACGCGTCGAGCGTTTGCAGGCACTTGCATCTTCCATTCGTTCTGAGGGAGGCTCCGTGGAGGTTCAGGCACTTGATGTCACCCAGCTGGAAGAAATGCAGAGCATTGTGGACCTGGCGCTTACCCGCTACGGTCGTCTGGATGTCGTTGTCAACAATGCAGGTTTGATGCCTTTGTCTCCTCTTGAAGCCTTAAAAGTGGATGAATGGAATCGAATGATTGATGTCAATATTCGTGGAGTTTTACACGGGATTGCCGCTGGGTTACCTGTCATGAGAAAGCAGGGTGCTGGCCAATTTATCAACATCGCTTCCATTGGTGCCTATGCCGTAACACCGACAGCATCCGTCTATTGTGCGACCAAATATGCAGTCCGTGCGATCACGGAGGGTTTACGTCTGGAAGTGGGTGGAGATATTCGGGTAACACTTGTTTCTCCAGGGGTAACCGAATCGGAGCTTGCCGACACGATCACGGATGTCGGAGCGCGCGAGTTCATGAAGGATTATCGGCGTGTGTCCATCCCAGCATCGGCCATTGCCCAGAGCATCTTGTATGCCATTAGCCAACCTGCTGAGGTGGATGTCAACGAAATTGTCGTCAGACCAACAGCAACTCTCGTTTAA
- a CDS encoding LysR family transcriptional regulator, which translates to MTLQQLKYVIEVATRGSMNEAAKRLFISQPSLSNAIRDLEQEMRITIFERTNKGISLSKEGVEFLSYARQVVEQAELLENRYLNAKPSPQHFSVSTQHYAFAVNAFVRLVQQYGQDEYELALRETKTYEIIQDVKSLRSEIGILYLNEFNAKVINKLLKDAGLVFTSLFVAKPHIFISVKNPLAKQASVAIEQLKDYPYLSFDQGEYNSFHFSEEILSTLSHPKSIQVNDRATLFNLLIGLNGYTISTGVLSADLNGNEIIPVPLECEESINVGWISHKSTSLSNLGVEYVKALHEAIGS; encoded by the coding sequence TTGACTCTGCAGCAATTAAAATATGTGATTGAAGTTGCCACGCGTGGCTCCATGAATGAAGCGGCCAAACGGCTATTTATTTCCCAGCCGAGCCTTTCGAACGCGATTCGTGACTTGGAACAAGAGATGCGCATTACCATTTTTGAACGTACAAACAAGGGAATCTCGCTGTCCAAAGAAGGCGTGGAATTTCTGAGTTATGCCCGGCAGGTCGTGGAGCAGGCAGAATTGCTGGAGAATCGATATTTGAATGCCAAGCCTTCTCCACAGCATTTCTCGGTATCCACCCAGCATTACGCGTTTGCCGTGAATGCCTTTGTACGTCTGGTACAGCAGTATGGTCAAGATGAATATGAGCTGGCCCTGCGGGAAACGAAGACATATGAAATTATCCAGGATGTTAAGAGCCTGCGAAGTGAAATAGGGATTCTGTATTTGAACGAGTTCAATGCGAAGGTGATTAACAAGTTGTTAAAGGATGCCGGACTGGTGTTCACAAGCCTTTTTGTAGCCAAACCGCACATCTTCATCAGCGTGAAAAACCCTCTGGCGAAGCAAGCATCCGTGGCGATTGAGCAGCTGAAGGACTATCCTTACCTGTCATTTGACCAAGGGGAGTACAACTCTTTTCATTTTTCCGAAGAGATTCTGAGTACGTTATCCCATCCCAAGAGCATCCAGGTCAACGACCGGGCAACCTTGTTTAACCTACTGATTGGTCTGAATGGGTATACCATTTCAACAGGTGTTCTCAGCGCTGATTTGAACGGAAATGAGATCATTCCTGTTCCGCTGGAGTGCGAGGAATCGATCAACGTGGGCTGGATCAGCCACAAAAGCACCTCTCTTTCCAATCTGGGCGTGGAATATGTCAAAGCTTTGCATGAGGCCATAGGGTCATGA